The Microbacterium natoriense genomic interval CACCGACGCTTGATTGGTTGATAGTCGCAATCATCATCGCTCCGGTCATAGTCATCATCTACAGTCGCTCCGTCAAGCCGATCACAGAGCGCATCATCGCCGAGTGCCGATCAGAGCTTCCAGGTGTCGATCTCTGCGCGACTTTCGATCCCGTGTCGTACCCGCTCGCCGCGTTGGCGTCATCTGACCGCGTCCGACGTATCGCACAGTCCAACGCCTTGTGGGATCACACCACCTACTTTTCGAACCGCGTGGAAACCCTTCGCCACGTTGAGAGGCACCTTTCGCAGATCGCCACCGGATCGACCTCCCCGAAGCAAGTACTCGCATCGGCACACGACGCCATGTGCAACGACGAGGCAAGCGCATCGGCCCGGATGGCCCGCACCGCGCGAGGAGCGACAACGCTGATCGCTGTCATCATCGCGGTAGCATCTTGGCCGTCTGCGCCCATCATCGCGTGGGCCGCCGGCGTGTGCACTTATGCGCTTGGGACCGTCGCCAAGCAGCGAACGTGGACACGACGACAATCACAACCCGTGTCGCGAACGATCCGTCGATTCATGCATCGTCCTCACTATCCGTGGGCGTATGCGACCATCGCGTTTCTGGCCGCGACGTCGATGCTGGGAGCCATGCTCGTGCCCGCATTCCCGGGCGCGGCGATTCTGGCCTTCGCTACCTACCTCGCGCTCATGACGGCAACTGTTCTCGCGTTGGGACGTTCTGTGTGGACAGCGTGGGCGGCCGCCGTAGGCCTCGCCGCCTGCGCCGCAGTATGGATGACGCAAGCGACCGTGTATGGGTTTGCAGTTGCGATCGGCTGTCTCGTGATCGCCGGGTCGTTCGTCGCGTTCCAGGTGAATCGGACTCGGGACAGCCGCAGCCTGTCCACCATTAGTGGTTGAGGCCAAGGCGGGACCGTCCGCATCGTTCAGCTGGTATCCGCCCCCACGGTGCCTACTACGTAGTACGCCACCAACGAATCATGTAATACGCGGAAGGCGAGGAGCGGTGATGAAGCTCAACAGCAAAGGACAGGTGACGATCCCGGCGGAACTGCGTCACCGGCACGGTCTCGTCGAAGGCGACGAGGTCGACGTGATCGGTGGCTCCGGAGTGTTGCGGATCGTGCGCAATCACGAACTCACCCGTGGTCAGCGTGCAGTGCCGCACGTTCGCGGCATTCTGGGGCCTGGCCGCAGCACGGACGAAGTGATGGCGCTCACCCGTGGGGAGTGAGTCCGGCACGCTCGCCGACACGAACGTGCTTCTCCACGTCTTCACCGATGATCCGAACTGGAGCGACTGGTCAGCCACCGCCCTCGCCGATGCTCAAGGCACCCGGCCCGCTGATCATCAATCCGCTCATCTATGCAGAGCTGTCGATTCGGTTCGGTTCGGAACATGCGCTCGACTCCGCACTCCACCCGCTGAGCATTCGCCGCGACCCGCTACCGTACGAAGCAGGATTTCTCGCTGGCATCGCATTCGTCGAGTATCGACGTCGGGGCGGCTCGAGAACCTCTACCTTGCCAGGCTTCTTCATCAACGCCCATGCCGCAATGACCGGCCTGCGATTGCTGAGCAGAGATGCCAGCCGCTACAACGCGTACTTTCCGGAACTCGCACTCATCTCACCGCGAGGTGGATGACGGGCTACGCCGAGCGGCGGGCGAGCGCGGTCACGCCTCCATCGCCACGACCGTGTCGTACAGACCGTAATGCCGTAGCCCCTCGTGGGATTCGACCCCGGTGTACGACAGTGAAGCATCTTCATATCGGCGGAAAGCGAACACCGCTTGGTTCATGTGACCGGCGTTGAAGACGCCGAGACCGACGAGAAGATTGAAGTCATCGACCGTGAGTCCTGTGACCGCCTGGAAGAGGTCGGGTTCGATCTTCGTGATCACGTCGTACAGGGTGTTCTCGCGGTAGTCCGTGAGGTACATGAACGCGGGAATCCGGGTGGCGAATTTGATCAGCTTCTCCTGGATCTGCTTCCGCTTCGACTTGTACTCCTTCTCTTCCGCTGAGAGCTCCCTCTTCTCCGTCGGCGTGATGTCGTCGCCCTTCTCCTTCTTGGTCTTCGACACCGCCTCACTCTTGTTCACCACCGTCTCGAACACTGCCGAACCCAGCGCGCGGAAGCCCTCGATGTTCATGACGGCGGCCATGGCCTTCTCGTCGGACATGATCTTCTTCAGCGTCGCGTTGTCGACGTTTACGAGCACCGCGGATTCCCACTTTCGGGCGAGCAGGGTCGCCGAGGTACCCGCCATCGCCATATCCAGAATGCCGGCGGCATCTACCTGCGTCATGTTCGAGCCGTCGTAGGCGAGTACCGGCAGGAACGAGACGAGTTCTTCGACAGCGCGCTCAGGGTTGTCGGCTTTCGGGTCGAGCCCGAGCCCGTACTCGCTGATCTGCTTCAGCGCCCTGGTCGGCGCGAAGTCGAAGACGAAGCAGACCGGTTTGAGTATCTCCTCCGCGTTCGGATCGTCGCCATTCGGGTTGCGGATCGTCCACGGCGACTGCACGCGGAAAGCGGCCTGGAAGTAGGTCTCCGGCGCCTGGAGGTTACGCAGCATGAGGATCGACGACCACTGCGGAACCGTCACCCCGGTGGTCAGCTTGCCGACCGTGAGCGTGATGGTCTTCGTGTCGTGTCCGTTGCCGATCGCATCCGTGACTGGCGGAAGCGCGGCGAGCCCGACGCCGACGCCCGGGGCTGACACGTTCACAACCGTGTAGTCATGCCAGAAGACGTTCTGTTTCTCGGCGAGCAGGTTCGCCATGGCCGCGCACGATGCTGTACGCGGCAGCATCCACAGCGAATGCTGCAAGTACGGCAGCAGACGCGTATCGGAATAAGGGAACGGAGGCTTCTCGCCGGTTTTCAACGCGTCCACCTGCGTGGGCAGATACGAGCCGCGGATGATGTCGAGCCACTTCTGCACTTCGTCCTTGTGTACGAACTCGGCTTCCGCGCCGCTGCCCTTGGCCTCGAAGAATGCGTTCAGGTCGAACTCGTCGAACTCTCCCTGGCTGGCGATCGCGAGCAGCTCGTCTGGCATCTGATAGGTGAACAGGCGCATCTCGGGAAGTGACGCGTATGGGTTCTTCTGGTCCGGATGCTGACGCGCGAACTCCCCCTTGGCGCGCTGCTCGTCGGCATAGGTCCAGTTGAAGATCTGCTCCTCGATGAACCGCCCCTCGTTCAGCACTTTGAAGGGGGTGCCGGATAGATAGAGGTAGGCGTTCGCCTTGATCGGGACGAACGCGTCTTCGTCTGCTCCCTGCTCCTCGAGTTCCTCAGCGAAGGTCTGCTCAGCAGCCGTGAATTCGGCAGCTTCTTCCTTCTTCGCCTCTTCCTCGCCTTCGAACAGCTCCTTGGCCGCATCGCGCCAGGCTCCGAAATGGTACTCGTCGAACACGACGAGATCCCAGGCGAGTTCGGTGAGCCACTTGTGCTTCGCTTTGAAGTTGCCGGCCTTGTCGGTGCCCATCAGGTCCTGGAAAGAACCGAAGAAGACCAGCGGATGCTCGGCATCGACGGATGCGGGGTCGCTCCCTGTCGTCTTCGAGATGTACTGCCAGCCGTCGAAGTCGACGTGACTCTTCAGATCGGTCTCCCAAGCCTGCTCGACGGCCGGCTTGAAGGTGACCACCAGGACGCGTTTCGCGTCGAGCTTCTTCGCGAGCTGGTAGGTCGTGAACGTCTTGCCGAAGCGCATCTTCGCGTTCCAGAGGAACTCCGGAACCGCATCGGCGTCTTCTGCCCAGCGGTCCTGGAAATACCAGTAGGTCTTGTCCACGGCGGCCCGCTGCTCCACACGGGGCGGGAAATCGAGGTGATGCGATCCCTGGTAGATCGCGCCGTCACGGAGTTCGGCGATCGCGGTGCGGACGTCGTCGACCGAGCATTCCATCCACTCGAGCGTGGGATTCTTGAAACCCTTCTGCTTCAGCCGGGCCCGCACGTCATGGTCGCTGAACGTCGACCCGTCCAGCTTCTCTGCTAGCTCATCGAGCACGATCTCGTAGTTCTGGATCGCAGCCGTCTTCACCTGTTGCGCGATGCGAGCCCTGACGTCCTGCGTCGTCTGGCCGACCTTGAGCAGGCCTGCGTGGGCGTCGTCAGCGATCGAGTATGCGTAGATGCGGAGGCGCGAGCTCGACTTGGGCCGGAAGAGATCTTCTGCGTTCCGACTCACGAGAAGGCCCCTGCCCATGCGACCGGCTTCACGAACCGGGCGATGAATGCAAGGTCCTCTGCTGTGAGGCCATACTTCTCCGCGAGGTCGTCGTCAGTCCACGCGCGGGTGAAATCCTGCGTTGGCGCGAACGCGTAGACGCTTCTCGTCACGTGCTGAGAGATTCGCAGGAGTGTGAGCATGAATCGGAAGAACTGCGTCCCCATGTACGCGGCCGCGTTTCGCGCTTCGGCGTCGCTCGCAAACGGCCCGATCGCGAGGTAGGTCTCCGTTGCGACCTCACCGGGACCCGCGATGATGGGCTTGGACAGAACGAGGTGCGGATAGTCATCGCTTCCGGGACTCGCATAGGAAACGAAGAGCTTGGTGGTATCGATGAGTGCCGCACCCACGGTGACGTCCGCCCGGGAAACGAAGGCTGTGCCGCCGTTTCTGTACAGCGTGAGGTCCTCGGGCCGTCGGTCGTTATGCCCGGTGAAATTCGTAGCCAGGCCGAACGGCTTTCTCGAGCTGACCATCTCTGCGAACCGGACGTTGCTAGGCAGGGATACATCCGTGGCTGAACCGCCCTCCGTCGCAACGACCTTGCGGAGAATCTCCAGGCCCTCGTTGTAGCGGATGAATGTGTCGGCTCCTGGCTCGAGCAAGGGCCTCGACAGTTCCGAGATGACCTGACCCCCCTCGTGGGTACGGACGAGAACATCACCGTCGGAGCCGTCTTCCCAGAGGAACGTGCAGATGCCTCCACGGTTGTTCACACCCGGAAAGACATCCGTTGTGCTGGGATAGTCATCGAGCACCCTCATGCGACGGTCCTGCAGCATGGCCGCACGGAACTCAGACAGCCCTTTTCCCCCCGCGTACCACCTGGCCGGGATGACCATCGACAGGATCCTCGGCCCGAGAGCCTTCGCCTGCTCCACGAACAGCTGATAGATCGGCGCCGCGCTTGAACCGAACCCGCCGTCGTCGAGTTGGTACGGCGGGTTTCCGATGATGACGTCGAACTGCATGTCGGCTCCGAACAGCTCGTTGACCCGAGCCTTGATGTTGTCTGTGTGGATGAAGGCGTACGCATGGGATTCAAGACCAGAGCCACGGGAGTATTCGTCTTCTGAGGCGCTGCAGAATCTGCACCGCCTTCCGATGACAACCGGTGAACCGTCTGCGTCCAGCAGGTCATGCTTCCGGGTTCCACCGGTCCATGTGTGCTCGGTCCGCTCGAACCAGATGTTGCCCCAGTCGCGGTCGAAGCTCTTCGCGATCGAGTGTTCTCCCGTGGCATCCTTCGAGCAGTAGACGCTCCGCCTCGCGAGGAGCGACGTCAGGCGAGTAACGCCGATGCCGAAGACCTGATTCGTGAGGATGTGGTCGACCCTCTCCTCGAGGCCCGAGATCTGAGACTCGAGCCCCATCGTCAGCCGCCGCGTGATCTCGCGGAGGAAGACGCCCGACTTCGTGAACGGATCGAGGAACGTGACGTTCGGGTCGGCCCAGATCGAGGCGCCGTCGTTCGACTCTGCCCACGCCTCCTCGAGCGTGTCGAGCATCTGGTTCGCGAACTCGGGGGGCGTGAAGACCTCGTCGTTGGAGAGGTTCGCGATGCACGTGAGAACGTCGGGATTGTGTCCGCGAAGGGCGAAGGCTGCCTGCCGGGTCATGCCGCGAGCTCCTTCACTGTCATCGCCGGGTAGGTCTTGACGGGGGTGAAGATCTCGTGCTCCTCGAAATGCGTGAAGAGACCCTCGGAGGCCGCGGCGCGCTGCGTGAGGCTGCCGTAGTGAAAGTCCCGCCGCTGGAACTTGCCGCGCCCGAGGTATCCCCATTCCGGGAATGCGATCGGATCACCAGAAGGCGCCTTCGTCATCGCCAGCGCATCACCCTGGATGATGTTCGAATCGAGGACCACCGACGCGGCTCGAAGCCAGTCGGAGTCATCGGCCCGTTTCGTCTCGTCACTGCGTTCCTCGCTCAGCACTCGAGTATCGAGTCGTAGATACCGGGTGAATGTACCCTTGAGGTTTTCGCGGCACTCGACAGCGTTGTCTTGGAGCAGTTCGATCCCATAGATGCACATCAGCGCGAACAACGCATAGTGACGCTTTTCGAACTCGCTTCGCCCATGGCGAGCCTCGACGGCCGCGAGCTTCCGCTCGAGCACGGGCACCAGGAAGTTGCCCGACCCGCACGCGGGCTCGAGAAACCGTGAGTCTATGCGCTCGGTCTCCCCCTTGACCAGATCGAGCATGTCGTCGACCAGCCATCGCGGAGTGAACACCTCGCCATGATCAGCCACACGCTTGCGCGACTTCACCAGCTGCTCAGGCGCAGCATCCGTCCCCTTGTTCACATCGTGAGTGTACAAGTACCCGGGGACATGCGCCCTGGCGTCAACGACCGGGCGCGATCAGGCTTGTCGGGTGCCCCGAACCCCCTCCGCCGCTGCCGCCCTGATCGGCAGCCGAATCGCTGAGGAGCGCAAGAGCAAAGGGCTCACACAGGACCAGCTGGCGGTGCTCAGCGGCATCGATTCCTCGAACATCCGCAGCTACGAATCAGGACGCTCGATGCTCAGCATCCTGACACTCGTGCGCATCTCGGAGGCACTCCACGCGTCGCCGGGCGCGTTCATCGACGAGGTCTCTTCCGCCGACTTCGCGACGCCGCTCACCGACGCCCGCCGCCGCGCCAGCTGATCGAGCAGCTCACCCATGGGCACTTCTCCCCACCGCATCGTCCTATCGATCCGCTGTGCCCGGCGTACGGTGTAGCCATGAACATCGACCGGAATCTGCGCCTCCCCGCCCGCCTGCTGCTCGCCGTGCCCGTCGCAGCTCTCGCGTTCTCGCTCGCCGCCTGCAGCGCGAGTCGCCCCAGCGTCGACCAGGTCTCCGACGGCCTGATCAAGTTCTTCGAGTCGCAGGATCAGGGCGACGTCTTCACCGATGATGCCGCCGACTGCTTCGCCGGCTATCTCGTCGACTCTGATCTCAGCAACGACACCTTGAACTACATCGCCCAGGGCAAGGACCAGGCGTCGAGCACCGAAGACGCCACCCTGACGCAGAAGATCCTCCAGGACAACTACGACGAGTGCACCGCCTGAGACGCTTCGTCTCGCTCCGCTCGCTCAACGACCGGAGAACAGGCTCCACCGCCTGAGACGCTTCGTCTCGCTCCGCTCGCTCAACGACCAAGCGGACGAGGAAGATGACGGATGCCGTCGGCATCCGTCATCCTTCGTCATCTCCATCCAGGGAATTCCCAGCCAGACGTAGCGTTGAAACATCCCGCGTGCACTCGGCACGCCGCGCTTCTTGGAGTCTTCCCACTGCTATGAGTACTGCCACGCGCGCCGCCAAGGCGCCCGACACCCGCGGACCCGTTCGCAAACTGCTGACCTCGTTCGGCTTCCAGATCATCGCCGCCCTCGTCCTCGGCGTCGTCGCCGGCCTGATCGCGCGGAACGCGGGCGCCACCGTGGAGGCGCCGAACGGCTTGTCCGCCACCCTCGACACGATCGGCAGCTCGTACGTGACGCTGCTGCGCGCCGCCGTCATCCCTCTGATCTTCACCGCGATCGTCGCGAGCATCTCGAACCTGCGCCGCGTGCAGAACGCGGCGCGCCTCGCGGGCCAGACGCTGCTGTGGTTCGCCTACACCGCGTTCATCGCCGTCGTCATCGGCATCGGTCTCGGCTTGATCATCCAGCCCGGATCCCGCGCCGGCGAAGGCCTGCAGGAGGGCGACCCGTACACGGTCGGCACCTGGTGGAACTTCCTCACCGGCCTCATCCCGCAGAACTTCCTGGGCCTGACCGTCAGCACCTCCGTCGATCCGGAGTCCGGCAGCGCGACCTCAAGCATCGGCTTCAACGTGCTGCAGATCATCGTCGTCGCCGTGGCCGTCGGCATCGCCGCTCTGAAGGCCGGCAAGAAGGCCGAGCCGTTCCTCGCCTTCACCGAGTCGCTGCTCAAGGTCATCCAGCGCGTGCTGTGGTGGATCATCCGCATCGCCCCGCTCGGCACCTTCGGCCTGATCGGCGCGGCCGTCGTCAAGTACGGCTGGGAGAAGCTGGCCTCGCTCGGCTGGTTCGCGATCGCGATCTACATCGGCCTCGCCCTCGTGCTCTTCGTGGTCTACCCGATCATCATCAAGACCAACGGACTGTCGATCAAGCAGTACTTCTCCGGCGTCTGGCCCGCCGTGCAGCTGGCCTTCGTCAGCCGCTCCTCGATCGGAACGCTGCCGCTGACCGAGCGAGTCACCGAGCGCAACCTCGGCGTGCCCCGCTCCTACGCCTCCTTCGCCGTGCCGCTGGGCGCGACCACGAGAGATGGACGGCTGCGCCGCCATCTACCCGGCCATCGCCGCGATCTTCGTCGCCCAGTTCTTCGGCATCCAGCTGGAGTGGTGGCAGTACATCATGATCGTCGTGGTCTCGGTCGTCGGCTCCGCAGCGACCGCCGGCACCACGGGCGCGATCGTCATGCTCACGCTGACGCTCTCGACCCTGGGCCTGCCCCTCGCCGGAGTGGGTCTGCTCATCGCGATCGACCCGATCCTCGACATGGGCCGCACTGCGGTCAACGTCGCCGGCCAGGCGCTCGTCCCGACCATCGTCGCCAAGCGCGAGGGCATTCTCGACGAACACCTCTACAACGCGCCGCGCGAGGGCCTGCCCTTCGCCGACGACTCGGGCGACGAGGCGCCGGAATCGGACGCGGACAAGGAGACGGTCGGCGCGCGCTGATCACCTCCCCACGAGCGCCTCGCCCTGTTCAAGGACGAGGCGCTTGTGCGTTACCCCACTGGATCGAACCGATACGTCGCTGCCGGCGATCCGCCCAGCTGATGCGGCCCACCGAGGTGCGCCAAAAGGTCGCCTCCCGCACGAAGCGCGACCACAACGCACACCCCGGGGAGTAGTTGCTCAAGGGGGCGGGGCCCTGAGCGACCCCGACACCACCTCTACCGCTGCTGCCGCGTCACGCTCCGGGTGTCGAGAGCGAGTTCTTCGGCATCCATCGCGGCGAGCAGCTCGCGCATGACCTCTTCGTCGAGGTTTCCCGCGTCGCGCTCGGCGAGCACGATCTCGCGCCGCACCTTCAGCCATCCGCGCGACAGTACGATGAGCTCGTCGAACGAGGGCCGGGTCACGGCGTCCTCCACCTGCTGCGCCTCGTCGGCATCCTTCTCGACCCGCGTCATCCGCTTCGCGAACGCGTCGAACAGGCCGAGGTCTACCCGCCCGTGCGTCGACTCCCACTCCACGCGCCGTGCTGCGAGGAACTCCTTGCCCGCCTCGCGGGTCTTGGCCTGCACAGCGGCGAGGGCCGCGGCATCCTCCTCGTGCTCGCTGTCGCTCGCGATGTCGAGCCTCGTGATCAGCATGGGCAGTGTCAGCCCCTGCAACAGGAGTGTTCCGACCGTGACGATGAACGCGACGACGACGATCGCGTGCGAGGCTTCAGTCCCCAGGGTCGCGAGATCGGCCGCGGCGAGAGCGGTGGCCAGCGTGACGACGCCGCGCATGCCGGCCCAGGAGATGACCGCGTTGTCCTTCCACGTGAGCTGGAGCCCCGCCATCCGCTCGCGCACGATCTGCGTCCGCAGCTCATCCGCGCTGTACTGTCGCCAGCGCCGGGACTTCTTGCGCCGCTGGTCGAATACGCCGGACTCGATGCCCCGATCGACCCGGGCGAGCCGTCGCCGATCGGCGCGGTTCGCCCAGGCGTTCACCGGGAACACGTACAGCGGGCGCACCAGCAGCACCACCGCGAGCACCGCCGCCGACAGCCACAGGATCTGCGCGACCGACTCGCTCCCCAGATCGCTGAGCACGCGCGGGAACTGCAGACCGATGTACGCGAAGACGAAGCTCTCGAGCAGCAGATCGGCCGACGACCACAGCGGCTTCTCCTGCTGTCGCGTCGTGTAGTCGGTGCGCGGCGAGTTGAAGCCCACGTAGATGCCCATGGCGACGACGGCCAGCACACCCGACCCGCCCAGATGCTCGGCGATCGCGTAGGCGCCGAACGGTGCGAGCAGACCGAAGGTGCCGATCACGACGGCGTCGCCGATGCGCATGCGCAGCTGGTGCAGCCCGATGCCGAAGACGAGCCCGATCGCCACGCCGATCACCACGGCCAGCACGAACTGCCAGACGCCGTTCGGGATCGTGACTGTGGCCCCCGCCAGGATGAGCGCGAACACGCGGTACAGGGTCAGCGAGGTCGCATCGTTGATCAGGCTCTCGCCCGACAGCACGTTCATGATGCGCCGAGGCAACCCCAGCTTGCGTCCGATCGCGGCCGCCGACACGGCGTCGGGCGGGGCGACGATCGCCCCGAGCAGCAGCGCGCCGGGCAATGTCAGCGACGGCAGGATCAGCCAGGCGACCAGCCCGACTGCGAGCGTCGTGAGCAGGACGAGCCAGATGCCGAGGCGCTGGATCTGCGGCAGGCTGCGCTTGAACCCGACGAACGACACGTCCAGCGCCGCCGAGTAGAGCAGCGGCGGCAGCACGAGGTTGAGCAGGACATGCCCGTCGATGTCGAGATCGGGCACGAAGGGGAGGAAGGATGCCGCGAGGGCTGCGACGGTGACGACGAGCGGCGCCGGCCAGCCGCGCCAGCGCGAGATCGCCGCGACGACGACGCTGCCGACCAGTATGTAGAAGAGCTCAGCATCCATGCCCCCACGGTACTGGGGTGCGCAGGCTCAGGGAGAGCGGCGCAGCAGCTCGACCGCCTCGCCGTCGCCGACCTGGCGGAAATCGAGGTAGTGCATCCCCACCGCCATGAAGTCCTCGGGCACCTGCAGGACCACGACGTCGTCGGCATCTCCGCTTTCGACGAGCCATCGCGCGGCGTCGGGATCCGCGACCGGCACGGCCACGACGACGGATGCCGCGCCGCGCGCCCGTGCGATCGCGCACGCCGCGCGAACCGTCGCGCCGGTCGCTATGCCGTCGTCGACGAGGATGGCGGTGCGACCGCGCAGGTCGGAGATCGTGCGTCCCTCACGGAACCGGCCCGCGCGCTGCTCCACTTCGGCGCGCTCCCGGCGCTCGACGCGCTCCAGGTCGGCATCCGACACCCCAGCGGCCTCGAGGACCGCCGGGTTGAGCACGCGCGCTCCTTCTTCGCCGACCGCGCCCATCGCGACCTCCTCGTGCCAGGGCACGCCGAGCTTGCGCACCACCAGCACGTCGAGCCGCGCTGCGAGCGCAGCCGCGACCTCAGCGGCGACCGGCACCCCGCCGCGCGGCAGCCCGAGCACCACGGGCTCGGGCGGGGGATCCTCGGCGAGGCGGGCTCCGAGCATCCGCCCCGCCTCTCTTCGATCCCTGAACCTGTCCACGGCGTCCTCCTCCTCCGGACTACCTCGCCGCGCGGCGCGGGTCAAGACCCCGCGTCGTCGGCCTGATCCCGCAGGCTCGCGTTCTCCTCCTCGAGATCGAGACCAGCTGCAGCGCCGCATGGCACATCAAGTACCGGCTCGGGCGCACGGCTCTCGCCGACGCGTTAGAGCCTCGTCAGCCGGTCGCCGCCTGACGCGCAGCGGCCACCGAGGGAGAGCGGGAATTCCCCGCCCTCCCTCGCCGTTGCGGTAGGTGATGACTTCCACCTCGCTCTCCGTCCTCGACCTCGTCCCGGTGCGCACCGGGCAGACCAGCGCTGAGGCGATCTCCGCATCGCTGAGCCTCGCGCAGATCGCCGACCGGCTCGGCTACCGTCGCTACTGGTTCGCCGAGCACCACAACATGCCGGCCGTGGCATCCACGACTCCCCCTGTGCTGATCGCAGCCGCGGCGAGCCGCACCACGAGCATCCGTCTCGGCTCCGGCGGAGTCATGCTGCCCAACCATGCGCCGCTCATCGTCGCCGAGCAGTTCGCGGCGCTCGAGGCGATCGCCCCCGGCCGGATCGACCTCGGCCTCGGCCGCGCGCCGGGCAGCGACCCCGTGATCACGCAGCTGCTGCGCGGATCCGGAACGACCAGCGACGTCGAGCAGTTCCCCCGGCACGTGCAGGACATCGGTGCACTCCTGGGCGGCGAGGGCGCGACCGTGCGGTTCACCTCCGGCGGCGAGTACACCGTGCACGCGACGCCGGCGGCCACCGGAGCCCCCGAGATCTGGCTCCTCGGCTCGAGCGACTACTCGGCGCAGCTCGCGGCATCCGCCGGCCTGCCCTACGTGTTCGCGAACCACTTCTCGGGCCAGGGCCTCGAACGCGCCCTGGATCTGTACCGCTCCAGCTACCGCCCGAGCGAAGAGCACCCCGAGCCCCGGACGTTCCTGACAGTGAACGCGGTCGCCGCCCCCACCCAGGAGGAGGCCGAGGCCAGGGCGCTGCCGCAGCTGCGGATGATGTCCCGGCTGCGCCTGAACAAACCGCTCACCCCGCTCGAGACGGTCGAGCAGGCCGTCTCCGCAGAGTCGGATGCCGCGACCGACCAGGTCGTCTCGGCGGCCCGCGAGCGGTGGTTCGTCGGCACGGGCGAGTCGGTGGCTGCAGAGGTGAACGCGTTCGCCGAGCGCTACGGCGTGGACGAGGTCATGCTCTCCCCCGTGGCCGCGTCGTACGAATCGGAACCCCGGGATTCCTCGCCGGGCCGCGCACAGACGCTGGAGCTGATCGCCGCGTCGATCTGACGACCCTCGGGCGGCGACGTGTCAACCCCTGGCCTTTCCCCGAGGACAGGGGTAGCGTCGGGCCCGACGGAAGGGGTTCGATGATGAGCACGACGAAGACCCTGGCCCTGTGGGTCGCTTACGGCACGAACGGAGTCGTCG includes:
- a CDS encoding phosphoribosyltransferase, with the protein product MDRFRDRREAGRMLGARLAEDPPPEPVVLGLPRGGVPVAAEVAAALAARLDVLVVRKLGVPWHEEVAMGAVGEEGARVLNPAVLEAAGVSDADLERVERRERAEVEQRAGRFREGRTISDLRGRTAILVDDGIATGATVRAACAIARARGAASVVVAVPVADPDAARWLVESGDADDVVVLQVPEDFMAVGMHYLDFRQVGDGEAVELLRRSP
- a CDS encoding LLM class flavin-dependent oxidoreductase; protein product: MTSTSLSVLDLVPVRTGQTSAEAISASLSLAQIADRLGYRRYWFAEHHNMPAVASTTPPVLIAAAASRTTSIRLGSGGVMLPNHAPLIVAEQFAALEAIAPGRIDLGLGRAPGSDPVITQLLRGSGTTSDVEQFPRHVQDIGALLGGEGATVRFTSGGEYTVHATPAATGAPEIWLLGSSDYSAQLAASAGLPYVFANHFSGQGLERALDLYRSSYRPSEEHPEPRTFLTVNAVAAPTQEEAEARALPQLRMMSRLRLNKPLTPLETVEQAVSAESDAATDQVVSAARERWFVGTGESVAAEVNAFAERYGVDEVMLSPVAASYESEPRDSSPGRAQTLELIAASI